One Tumebacillus sp. BK434 genomic window carries:
- a CDS encoding efflux RND transporter periplasmic adaptor subunit, with protein sequence MNQIFRTGCLSLSLTALLLAGCGGDRQQGAQPEATPVSAYRVTTRDIPETILLPGRVIAGSEVAVSATVPGQLEAVSAKVGDRVQAGQLLATLNNPSASSSLQEAKRNLQTLEGQLDQLRHLGGQSPAGRVAELQEQIRRRIRDLTETAKTGKLPGQAELVASGQELVRLQTELARLQTESAVSESLNQLRAPLLQGLQMQVEQARQLVKAAEAQAAAARITAPIAGTVLAQNAAKGAPALPGTPLFSIGSVEQVEFEVLLDPNVVPRLQAGQAAAVQVGTQPAAQTKLASVSPAVQPQAKSFTARAALPNPNGWFKPGMIGQATITLAAHKGVLSVPKAAVLRDANGPFVMRIENDQARLVRIKPGYDNGTWVEVLSGLQQDERIVYGGVERMQPGMKVTVTETEPAS encoded by the coding sequence ATGAACCAGATCTTTCGCACCGGTTGTCTCTCGCTGAGCCTCACAGCCTTGCTGCTGGCAGGCTGCGGCGGCGATCGACAGCAAGGCGCTCAGCCGGAAGCGACGCCGGTCAGCGCCTATCGGGTAACAACACGCGACATCCCCGAAACGATCCTGCTGCCCGGCCGCGTCATCGCCGGCAGCGAAGTGGCCGTCTCCGCCACCGTCCCCGGCCAGCTCGAGGCGGTGTCCGCCAAAGTCGGCGACCGCGTGCAGGCGGGACAGCTGCTCGCCACGCTGAACAATCCGTCGGCGAGCTCCTCCCTGCAGGAAGCGAAGCGCAACCTGCAGACGCTCGAGGGCCAGCTCGACCAGCTCCGCCACCTTGGCGGCCAGTCGCCCGCCGGGCGCGTCGCCGAGCTGCAAGAGCAGATCCGCCGGCGCATCCGCGATCTGACCGAAACAGCCAAGACGGGCAAACTCCCCGGCCAAGCGGAACTGGTCGCTTCCGGGCAGGAGCTGGTGCGGCTGCAGACGGAGCTGGCCCGCCTGCAGACCGAATCGGCCGTCTCCGAGTCGCTCAACCAGCTGCGCGCCCCGCTCCTGCAAGGCTTGCAGATGCAGGTCGAACAAGCCCGCCAGTTGGTCAAAGCGGCCGAAGCCCAAGCGGCGGCCGCGCGGATCACCGCGCCGATCGCCGGCACGGTGCTGGCCCAAAACGCTGCCAAAGGCGCGCCCGCCCTGCCCGGCACGCCGCTGTTCAGCATCGGCTCGGTCGAGCAGGTCGAGTTCGAAGTGCTGCTCGACCCGAACGTCGTCCCGCGCCTGCAAGCGGGACAAGCGGCGGCGGTGCAGGTCGGCACACAGCCCGCGGCCCAGACCAAGCTCGCCTCCGTCTCGCCGGCCGTGCAGCCGCAAGCGAAGTCTTTCACGGCCCGCGCCGCGCTGCCGAACCCAAACGGGTGGTTCAAGCCCGGCATGATCGGCCAGGCCACCATCACCCTCGCCGCGCACAAAGGCGTGCTCTCGGTGCCAAAAGCGGCTGTGTTACGCGACGCGAACGGCCCGTTTGTGATGCGGATTGAGAACGATCAGGCCCGCCTCGTCCGCATCAAGCCCGGCTATGACAACGGGACGTGGGTCGAAGTGCTATCCGGCCTGCAGCAAGACGAACGGATCGTCTATGGCGGTGTTGAGCGCATGCAACCGGGCATGAAAGTCACCGTCACCGAAACGGAGCCTGCGTCATGA
- a CDS encoding efflux RND transporter permease subunit, translating into MRLSELSVKRPVAATMIIVALVILGGVSLFRLPVELFPRMTFPLAAVTVQSPGSAPDVLEQMVTRPLEAILGTTNNVKNVSSVTRSGGVMVLVEFDWGTDMDFATLQMREKIDFIRNQLPEGIQQPIVLRFDPNLLPVIQFGMSGGRDLTELNRMAETIRTRLERVEGVAAVQTTGGTERVINLTVNPLALQERGLTLNQLSQLLASENLTLPGGQVREAERNLSIVVKGDFPSLEALLNLPLASPQGNRFHLRDVAAVEEAVAEAGSLSRMNGKPSISLSIQKLSEANTVQVSNGVQAALAGLKSELPANMQLVPLFDQADFIKQSIRTLTRDMLLGGAFAALILYFFLRSWRSTLVISLAIPVSIIATFIMVYFAGQSVNMLTMGGLALGVGAMVDTAVVILENIYRHRQLGRSLYDAVLEGSSEVSLAVTAAAFASVVVFAPIIFVSGLAAQLFRPLALTVTFSHLASLFSALLLVPMFAYYFLRGEKQFAALSPAEVERAETQHDPEKQGRLGRAYARLLHWAVHHRTAVMLTTLLLVLLSAAAYPFIGKEFLPKGDQGMIAVNVTLPAGATMERTAKRVARAEKLIGATPEVGTVFVTIGGGSVYNPTAGVQSHKATLNIQLKDRAARSRSTVEVADDLRARLRTVPEAKINVQVSGDQFGGGTGRPIQIRLRGDDDAKLRQLAEQTTSEIMAVQGVREASAEREQLVEEVQITVNREAALSYGLTNAQVAGLVNIAMQGQTVTRYRTENQEIDVRMQIPPEMRASVERLKQLPLASPLGATVTLGSLSDIQFVQAPSGISRFNNQREMTVEADYIGRDLGHVMDDIRERLDTRLDLPRGYSIEYGGESEQMNDAFRKLEGALVLALLLVYMVMAAQFESFFHPFIIMFSVPVTIVGVVFGLLVTGRSLGVGAYIGLIVLVGIVVNNAIILIDYVNRLRRRGLDRIQAVLQAGPVRLRPILMTAGATVLGVLPASLGYGEGAEIQAPLATVVLFGLTFSTLITLVLIPVVYLSFDMWLERWKARR; encoded by the coding sequence ATGAGGCTGTCCGAGCTGTCTGTCAAACGCCCGGTCGCCGCGACGATGATCATCGTTGCCCTCGTCATTCTCGGCGGTGTCTCCCTGTTCCGGTTGCCGGTCGAGCTGTTCCCGCGCATGACCTTCCCGCTCGCCGCCGTCACCGTGCAAAGCCCGGGCTCGGCGCCCGACGTCCTCGAGCAGATGGTCACCCGGCCGCTCGAAGCGATCCTCGGCACGACCAACAATGTGAAAAACGTCTCGTCGGTCACCCGCAGTGGCGGCGTGATGGTGCTGGTCGAGTTCGACTGGGGCACCGACATGGATTTTGCCACGCTGCAGATGCGCGAGAAGATCGACTTCATCCGCAACCAGTTGCCCGAAGGCATCCAGCAGCCGATCGTCTTGCGCTTCGACCCCAACCTGCTGCCGGTGATCCAGTTCGGGATGAGCGGCGGGCGCGACCTGACCGAGCTGAACCGGATGGCGGAGACGATCCGCACCCGCCTCGAGCGCGTCGAAGGCGTGGCGGCGGTGCAGACCACCGGCGGCACGGAGCGCGTCATCAACCTGACCGTCAATCCGCTCGCCTTGCAGGAGCGCGGGCTGACCCTGAACCAGCTCAGCCAACTGCTCGCTTCCGAGAATCTCACCTTGCCCGGCGGCCAAGTCCGCGAGGCGGAGCGCAACCTCTCGATCGTCGTGAAAGGCGATTTCCCATCGCTGGAAGCGCTGCTCAACCTGCCGCTCGCCTCCCCGCAAGGCAACCGCTTTCACCTGCGCGATGTCGCCGCCGTCGAAGAAGCGGTCGCCGAAGCGGGCAGCCTCTCGCGGATGAACGGCAAGCCGAGCATTTCCTTGTCGATTCAAAAGCTGTCCGAAGCGAACACCGTGCAAGTGTCGAACGGTGTGCAGGCCGCACTGGCCGGTCTGAAAAGCGAACTGCCCGCCAACATGCAGCTGGTGCCGCTGTTCGACCAGGCCGATTTTATCAAGCAGTCGATCCGGACGCTGACCCGGGACATGCTGCTCGGCGGCGCGTTTGCTGCGCTCATCCTGTATTTCTTCCTGCGCAGTTGGCGGAGCACGCTGGTCATCTCGCTGGCGATCCCCGTCTCGATCATCGCGACGTTCATCATGGTCTACTTCGCCGGACAGTCGGTGAACATGCTGACGATGGGCGGTCTGGCGCTTGGCGTCGGGGCGATGGTCGACACAGCAGTGGTGATCTTGGAAAACATCTACCGCCACCGCCAGCTCGGGCGTTCGCTGTATGACGCCGTGCTGGAAGGTTCGAGCGAAGTGTCTTTGGCGGTGACGGCGGCGGCGTTCGCTTCGGTCGTCGTCTTCGCCCCGATCATTTTCGTCTCCGGCCTCGCCGCCCAGCTGTTCCGTCCGCTGGCGCTGACCGTCACCTTTTCGCATCTGGCCTCGCTGTTCAGTGCGCTGTTGCTCGTGCCGATGTTCGCCTACTATTTTCTGCGCGGTGAAAAGCAGTTCGCCGCGCTGAGCCCGGCGGAGGTGGAGCGGGCGGAAACGCAGCACGACCCAGAAAAACAGGGCCGGCTGGGACGCGCCTATGCGCGCCTCTTGCATTGGGCGGTGCACCATCGCACAGCGGTGATGCTGACCACGCTGTTGCTCGTTCTGCTCTCGGCCGCCGCCTATCCATTTATCGGCAAAGAGTTCCTGCCCAAAGGAGATCAGGGCATGATCGCCGTCAATGTCACCCTGCCGGCCGGGGCCACCATGGAGCGCACCGCCAAACGGGTCGCCCGCGCCGAAAAATTGATCGGGGCAACGCCCGAAGTCGGGACGGTCTTCGTCACCATCGGCGGCGGCAGCGTCTACAACCCGACGGCCGGCGTGCAGTCGCACAAAGCGACGCTGAACATCCAGCTCAAAGACCGCGCCGCGCGCAGCCGCAGCACGGTCGAAGTGGCCGATGACTTGCGGGCGCGGCTGCGCACCGTGCCGGAAGCGAAGATCAACGTGCAGGTGTCGGGCGACCAGTTCGGCGGCGGCACCGGCCGGCCGATCCAGATCCGGCTGCGCGGCGATGATGACGCCAAGCTGCGCCAACTGGCCGAGCAGACCACATCGGAGATCATGGCGGTGCAAGGCGTCCGCGAAGCGAGCGCCGAGCGCGAGCAGCTGGTGGAAGAGGTGCAGATCACCGTCAACCGCGAGGCGGCGCTGTCCTACGGCCTGACCAACGCACAGGTCGCAGGACTGGTCAACATCGCCATGCAGGGCCAGACGGTGACTCGCTACCGGACGGAGAATCAGGAGATCGACGTGCGGATGCAGATCCCGCCGGAAATGCGCGCTTCGGTGGAACGGCTCAAGCAGCTGCCCCTCGCCTCGCCGCTCGGCGCGACCGTCACGCTGGGCTCCTTGTCCGACATCCAGTTCGTCCAGGCGCCGTCGGGCATCTCACGCTTCAACAACCAGCGCGAGATGACGGTGGAAGCCGACTACATCGGGCGCGACCTCGGCCATGTGATGGACGACATCCGCGAGCGGCTCGATACCCGCCTCGACCTGCCGCGCGGCTACTCGATCGAGTACGGCGGCGAGTCGGAGCAGATGAACGACGCCTTCCGCAAGCTGGAAGGTGCGTTGGTTCTGGCGCTCCTGCTCGTCTACATGGTGATGGCGGCACAGTTTGAGTCGTTTTTCCATCCGTTCATTATCATGTTTTCCGTGCCGGTGACGATCGTCGGAGTCGTGTTCGGCCTGCTCGTCACCGGGCGTTCGCTCGGCGTCGGCGCCTACATCGGACTGATCGTGCTGGTCGGCATCGTCGTCAACAACGCGATCATCCTGATCGACTATGTCAACCGCCTGCGCCGCCGCGGGCTGGACCGCATCCAGGCGGTGCTGCAGGCCGGACCGGTCCGCCTGCGCCCGATCCTGATGACGGCGGGCGCGACGGTGCTCGGCGTCCTGCCCGCCTCGCTCGGCTACGGCGAAGGGGCGGAGATCCAAGCGCCGCTGGCGACGGTGGTCCTGTTTGGCCTGACGTTTTCCACGCTGATTACGCTGGTGTTGATCCCGGTCGTCTACCTGTCGTTTGACATGTGGCTGGAACGCTGGAAAGCCCGGAGGTGA
- a CDS encoding GDSL-type esterase/lipase family protein — MASRLFLLFLLSLLVCFHPVQKALAADLTPLPKHLNYVAIGDSVTAGWGTPAIAGTRVNGYVAHLHRQMQVRGQATLHNFGIPGLTSGQFLFLLDHWPEASQHLQRADLITLSIGGNDIIWTEHQKPGDVMAMREALTKYQTNIRTILALFRQLNVDTRLFVLEVYNPFPEKDPRHTQLSEWITWVNESILAAAKAYDADVVPVASLFLGHEKEYVNLANNDIHPNAKGHALIAETISQALFGSFIPLPVAAEMKPNLLWNGERRPLRSDLVLENDTVYASLPLIRELPGTGRPSIRSRIGSVFARVNGKRIALPSPVFLKDGLPYLPLRPVIETVGARVYWVPDSRTISVFSK; from the coding sequence ATGGCGTCTCGTCTGTTCTTGCTCTTCCTTTTGTCCCTGCTGGTCTGCTTCCACCCGGTACAAAAAGCGTTGGCAGCCGATCTGACGCCGCTCCCCAAACATCTGAACTACGTGGCGATCGGCGACTCGGTCACTGCCGGCTGGGGGACACCGGCGATCGCTGGCACGCGCGTCAATGGCTATGTCGCGCACCTGCACCGCCAGATGCAAGTGCGCGGGCAAGCCACCCTGCACAATTTCGGCATTCCGGGCTTAACGAGCGGCCAGTTCCTTTTCTTGCTCGACCACTGGCCGGAAGCGAGCCAGCATCTGCAGCGCGCCGACCTGATCACCTTGTCGATCGGCGGCAACGACATCATCTGGACGGAGCATCAAAAGCCGGGCGACGTGATGGCGATGCGCGAGGCGCTGACCAAATACCAGACCAACATCCGCACCATCCTTGCCCTGTTCCGGCAGCTCAACGTCGATACCCGCTTGTTCGTGCTAGAAGTGTACAATCCATTCCCGGAAAAAGACCCGCGCCACACGCAGCTCAGCGAGTGGATCACCTGGGTCAACGAGTCGATTCTCGCCGCCGCCAAAGCGTACGATGCGGATGTGGTGCCGGTGGCATCGCTGTTTTTGGGGCATGAAAAAGAGTACGTCAACCTGGCCAACAACGACATTCATCCGAACGCCAAAGGCCACGCGCTGATCGCCGAAACGATCTCGCAGGCGCTGTTCGGCTCGTTTATCCCGCTGCCCGTCGCCGCCGAGATGAAGCCGAACCTGCTCTGGAACGGAGAACGGCGCCCGCTCCGCTCTGATCTGGTGTTGGAAAATGACACCGTCTACGCGTCCCTGCCCCTGATCCGGGAACTGCCCGGCACCGGCCGCCCCTCCATCCGGTCGCGGATCGGCTCGGTCTTCGCGCGGGTCAACGGCAAGCGGATCGCGCTGCCGTCGCCGGTGTTTTTAAAAGACGGCTTGCCCTACCTGCCCTTGCGCCCGGTGATCGAAACGGTCGGTGCGCGAGTGTACTGGGTGCCGGACAGCCGGACGATCTCGGTGTTCAGCAAATAG
- a CDS encoding aminopeptidase — protein MTAEQLRKYAELAVRQGINVQPGQKVIVRAPVEAAAFAREVVKQAYAAGANHVWVDWSDEDTLRTRLELAPEETLELVPEGYVRDFVGTLEEGGAMLGIYAPKPGHLSGLDAARIGKYYQALGKAMRRQRDLQQASKSSWSMVMIPTPEWAAIVFPELSPEAGMTKLWDSIRYITGLDQEDPIAYWQQKVEQIESRAKWLTDEQFLRLHYSGGGTELSLELPRGHIWVGGRLTDEKGTKYLPNIPTEEVFSAPLRTGVNGVVKSTFPLEYSGQLIEGITIKFQDGRIVEASAEKGDAVLQEMISADDSAQFLGEVALVPQDSPISNLNIVFRNTLFDENASCHFALGSAYPLNLKGGQEMTREQLAEHGLNTSIIHVDFMIGSAELDIDGEREDGTRVPLFRNGNWA, from the coding sequence ATGACAGCTGAACAGCTTCGCAAATATGCAGAACTGGCCGTCCGACAAGGGATCAACGTGCAGCCGGGGCAAAAGGTGATCGTGCGCGCGCCGGTCGAGGCGGCAGCGTTCGCGCGGGAAGTGGTGAAGCAAGCGTATGCGGCCGGTGCGAACCATGTATGGGTCGACTGGTCGGATGAAGACACGCTGCGCACCCGTTTGGAGCTGGCTCCGGAAGAGACGCTCGAACTGGTGCCGGAAGGGTATGTCCGCGATTTTGTCGGCACGCTGGAAGAAGGCGGCGCGATGCTCGGCATCTATGCGCCGAAGCCGGGGCATCTGAGCGGCTTGGACGCAGCGCGCATCGGCAAGTACTATCAAGCGCTGGGCAAAGCGATGCGCCGCCAGCGCGACTTGCAGCAAGCGAGCAAAAGCAGCTGGTCGATGGTGATGATTCCGACGCCGGAATGGGCGGCGATCGTCTTCCCGGAGCTGTCGCCGGAAGCGGGCATGACCAAGCTGTGGGATTCGATCCGCTACATCACCGGGCTCGATCAGGAAGACCCGATCGCCTACTGGCAGCAGAAGGTGGAGCAGATCGAAAGCCGGGCCAAATGGCTGACCGATGAACAGTTCCTGCGCCTGCATTACAGCGGCGGCGGTACCGAACTGTCGCTCGAACTGCCGCGCGGACACATCTGGGTCGGCGGCCGCCTGACCGACGAAAAAGGCACCAAGTACCTGCCGAACATCCCGACGGAAGAAGTGTTCTCTGCACCGCTGCGCACCGGCGTCAACGGCGTGGTGAAAAGCACGTTCCCGCTGGAGTACAGCGGGCAGCTGATCGAAGGCATCACCATCAAGTTCCAAGACGGCCGCATCGTCGAAGCATCTGCTGAAAAAGGCGACGCAGTGCTGCAGGAAATGATCTCGGCGGATGACAGCGCCCAATTCCTCGGCGAAGTGGCGCTCGTGCCGCAAGACTCGCCGATCTCCAACCTGAACATCGTCTTCCGCAACACCTTGTTCGACGAAAACGCATCCTGCCATTTCGCGCTCGGCTCAGCCTACCCGCTGAACCTCAAGGGCGGGCAGGAGATGACCCGCGAGCAGTTGGCCGAGCATGGGTTGAATACGTCGATCATCCATGTCGACTTCATGATCGGGTCGGCGGAGCTCGACATCGACGGCGAGCGCGAAGACGGCACCCGCGTGCCGCTGTTCCGCAACGGCAACTGGGCATAA